The Thalassotalea sp. LPB0316 nucleotide sequence TCGGCTTTATTTTAGTACTCGGCATTGTCGTCGATGACGCTATCGTCACCGGCGAAAACATCTACACCCATTTACGTAACGCTGAGTCAGGTGAAGAAGCTGCGATTAAAGGTACTCAAGAAGTCGCGACACCCGTGACTTTTGGTATTTTAACAACGGTAACCGCTTTTCTACCGATGTTGTTTATCGAAGGTCGCCGCGGCGCGCTATTTTCACAAATCGCCATCGTTGTTATCCCAGTGTTAATATTTTCCTTGATTGAATCGAAATTTGTTTTGCCGGCGCACTTGAAGAAAATCAAGCTGCGCGGCCAAAGTAAACCCAATCGCTTAGAGCGCTTCCAGCAACGTTTTGCCGATGGCTTTGAACGGGCAATTTTAAAATTTTATCAGCCGCTATTATCTGTTGCGCTACGCAATAAAATGACAACGATATCGCTATTTGTTGGCACTTTTTTAATTATCATCGCTTTATTGATGTCCGGTTGGAGTAAGTTTGTCTTTTTCCCTAGAATACCGAGTGAAACAGTAAGGCTCAACTTAACCATGCCCAACGGCACGCCATTTGAAGTGACCAATCAGCACATTATTAATATTGCTGCCCAAGCTGAAAAATTACAGCAAAAATACGTTGATAAAGAGACTAACCAAAGTGTGATCATGAATGTGCTAGCAACAACGGGTGGCCGCGGTGGCACTTCTCACGTCGGTGGCGTGCGCTTTGAATTAGTGCCGCCTGAAAAACGCACGATTAATGTCACATCTCGCCAAATGGTTGCCGAATGGCGGCAATTAGTTGGTCAAATACCTGGGGCAGAGTCGATGACCTATCGAGCAGAAATCGGTCGTTCATCAGATCCCATCGATGTTCAGCTAACCGGAAATTCACTTGAAACCTTGCAAGAGGTTGCCAATAAAGTGAAGCTCCATCTGGCCACTTACCCGACGGTGTTCGATATTGCAGACAGCTTATCTGACGGTAAAGAAGAGCTACAAATTGAACTAACGCAACAAGGTAAAGCGCTCGGCTTATCTAGGCAAGAAGTTGCTAGCCAAGTTCGCAATGCCTATTTTGGTGCTCAGGCACAGCGTATTCAGCGTGGTCGTGACGATGTTCGCGTAATGGTGTTGCTGCCGATTGAGGAGCGTCGTTCTTTAGCAGATCTCAAACACATCTTAATCGATACACCGTCAGGAGCCAAAGTACCGCTATCTCATATCGCTGAGCTGATCCCCGGTAAAAGCCCATCAACTATTCGCCGTATCGATCGTTATCGCACGGTAAATGTTACCGCAGATATCGATAAGCAAACCGCTAATATGACGGCACTAAACGCCGACTTGAAAGTGTTTTTAGATAATTTAGTCGCTCAATATCCTGGCATTAATCACTCGTTAGAGGGCGAGGCTAAAGAGCAACGCGAGTCATTTGGTTCACTCGGTTGGGGGTTACTGTTTGTCTTTTTTGTCATTTACGCACTACTGGCTATTCCTTTTAAATCCTATATCCAACCGCTTATTGTGATGAGTGTGATCCCATTTGGTTTAATTGGCGCATTCATCGGCCATTGGATCATGGGCATGGATTTAACCTTATTTAGCTTACTCGGCATGCTCGCATTGATAGGTGTTGTGGTTAATGACTCGTTGGTACTAGTTGATTTTATCAATAAGAAGAAACAGCAGGGTTACAACATTGCCAACGCCGTGCTTACCGCCGGTGCTTCACGCTTTAGGCCAGTGATGCTAACTAGCTTGACCACTTTTATAGGCTTGATGCCACTGCTCTTTGAAAAATCGACGCAAGCGCAGTTTTTGATCCCAATGGCTATTTCACTTGGCTTTGGTATTTTATTTGCGACTTTTATCACCTTGATATTAGTGCCAGTAAACTACCTAGTGGTTGAGCGATTAAAAGGCAACAAGGTCAAAACAGAAGAATTAATACTGCCAGCAAGAGCAATAACAAGCTAACCAGTCTTTATCTTAGCTCATTTACAACAGACATAAAAAAGCCCGGTACTGCCGGGCTTTTCATTATTTATTAGCTCACTTTGCTTATTAGCACAGACTCAATTAGACAAGAGCGGTTTTGAGTTTAGTCAAAGCATTTTTTTCTAACTGACGAACACGCTCAGCAGAAATACTATATTTTTCAGCAAGCTCTTGCAGTGTCGCTTTATCGTCATCTAACCAACGCGTTTTAACGATATCCTGACTGCGATCATCTAAAGCGACTAAAGCATTCGCTAACCGCTTATTTGCGTGCGCTTCATAGTCTTGCTCTTCAACCATAACGGCTAAATCTGAACGTTTATCTTCTAAGTACTGTGCTGGTGAAAAGTTGCCAGTTGCACTTGCCGAATCATCATCGTCAGAGCTTAGTTCAAATGCTTGATCTTGATTGCTCATACGGGACTCCATTTCAAGCACGTCTTTAGTTGAAACACCTAAAGTTTCAGCAACGTTATCAATTTCGTCTTGGCTAAACCAACCCAAACGCTTTTTGTTTTTGCGCAGGTTAAAGAATAGTTTACGTTGTGCCTTTGTGGTGGCAACTTTAACGATTCGCCAGTTCTTTAATACGAACTCGTGAATTTCAGCTTTGATCCAGTGGACAGCGAATGACACTAGGCGCACACCGACCTCAGGATTGAAACGCTTTACCGCCTTCATTAGGCCTACGTTACCCTCTTGGATTAAATCTGCTTGTGGTAACCCATATCCCGCATAGCCTTTGGCAATGTGAATAACAAAACGCAAGTGTGACATGATCAACTCTTGCGCGGCTTGTAAGTCATTTTCGTGATGTAAACGAGTCGCCAATTCATGCTCGCGCTCAGCGCTAAGCATAGGAATGCTGTATGCAGATTGTACGTAAGCTTCAATGCTCCCACTTTGTGGAACCGTTAACGCCATTGATTGCATCGTATTACTCATTTTGATCCTCGATTAACATGGTCTCGCGATAATAACACGCGATTACGTCTTTTGCTATGCCTATATGCTACTCATTTGAATAGACCTTGGGGCATTAAAAATAATTTCAAGTATAATCAAATGAAACAGCACACTTGTAACAATTATCGATCATTTTGTTAGATTTTTTATCAACTTTCATTGTATGCTAGCTTGAGGAAAAGCCGCAATATTGAGGTAGCTTTTGTATTCATATGTAGCACGACAACCGATCTTAGACAGCAACCAAGAACTTGTTGCTTATGAGTTATTATTTCGAGACGGTGAAAGTAACCAATTTCCTAATATTTGTCCCGATCAAGCAACGTCAAACTTATTAACCAACAACCATTTGCACATGGGAGTTGAAAAGGTGACCGGTGACTTACCCGCGTTTATTAATTTTCACGCCGATACCTTAATTAAAAATTTTCCTAGCTTTCTCGATCCAGAAAAAGTGGTGATCGAAATACTTGAAGATGTTCCTATCAGTGAAGAACTGCTAACCGCCTGCCGAGATCTGCGAGCAAAAGGCTATAAATTCGCACTCGACGACCATGATTTTGATCCTAAATGGGACGTATTTTTCCCGTTAGTTGATATTATTAAAGTCGATGTGCTCAACACCAATATGTTATCGATCAGTCGATATGTTCGCCGTTTACAGGAACACAACCTTGTTTTACTCGCTGAAAAAGTAGAAACAGCGGAGCAGTTTGCGCAACTAAAATTACTCGGATTTACCCACTTCCAAGGGTATTTCTTCGCCCGGCCAGAAATGATCAAACAAAAGAAAATCTCCACGGCTAAGCAAAAGATACTTTCACTGATTGAGCAAGCAAATCAAGTACAACTCGACTTTGACAAGATCAGTGAGATCTTTAGCAGTGATACAGGTTTAACCTATAAATTACTGCGTTTTATTAATAGCCCTACTTATGGTCGCAATCAAGAAATCACTTCGCTTAAACACGCGTTAATTTACATTGGTGAAGCCGAGTTGAAAAAATTTATCGCATTGCTCGCACTGTCAGATTTGAACGAAGATCAGCCAAGTGAAACCTTGCGAATGTCGCTGACAAGAGCAAAGTTCTGCGAACAAATTTCAAACCTACGCCAAGACGAAGAAAACCCACCGAAAGCATTTTTGACCGGTATGCTATCAATGATTGATGGTATCTTAAATTCCGAGCTCGACTCAGTCTTGGAAATATTGCCAATTCACCCAGAAATCAAAGCCGCACTGAAAGGTAAGAAAAACAACTTGTTTGGTTATTTGTTATTAGCGCGAAAATCCGAGAAAGGTTTGTGGCAACAAGCAGAAAAGCTTGCTGACAAATTGAAAATTGCCAAAGAGCAATACTATCAAGCCCATGCTAAAGCACTAGAATGGGCCGATGAAATGATGCTTACTCAGCAGACGGCTCAATAGCCTTGATGTGCTTTCTAACTGAAATATAGCTACCTAGTAACCCTAAGGTAACGGCGAATAACAATAGTGTTAGCACTTCACCGCCTGCTAACGCTTGAAAGTCAAAGCGTTGCTGATAGACCTCGGTAAGTTTAGTAATGGCACTCGATAAGTAACCGACAAGCAACCAAATGAGTACGGTGGCGAGCAAGCCACCAAAAATGCCATACCACATACCTGCGTATAAAAAAGGTCGTTGAATGAAACTATCTGTCGCGCCAACCAATTTCATCACCGCGATAGTTTGGCGTTGATTGAGAATTTGCAAGCGAATGGTATTGCCAATAATTAACACAACAGACGTACACAGCAGCAAGGCGACTGACATAACAATATCTTCAATTAAATTAGCAATTGCCTCTAAGCGGGTTAACCACTCTAGATCCAGTTGACCGACATCAACTTCTCGTTCATTTTTTAATTTAGCTAGTAACTCTTTTGCTGCTGTTGATTGACTGTGGCGCTGAGTTGGTGTGACTAACAATGTTGCTGGCAACGGGTTGTTATCGAGATAACCTAA carries:
- the rpoH gene encoding RNA polymerase sigma factor RpoH, with product MSNTMQSMALTVPQSGSIEAYVQSAYSIPMLSAEREHELATRLHHENDLQAAQELIMSHLRFVIHIAKGYAGYGLPQADLIQEGNVGLMKAVKRFNPEVGVRLVSFAVHWIKAEIHEFVLKNWRIVKVATTKAQRKLFFNLRKNKKRLGWFSQDEIDNVAETLGVSTKDVLEMESRMSNQDQAFELSSDDDDSASATGNFSPAQYLEDKRSDLAVMVEEQDYEAHANKRLANALVALDDRSQDIVKTRWLDDDKATLQELAEKYSISAERVRQLEKNALTKLKTALV
- a CDS encoding efflux RND transporter permease subunit; this translates as MIAWFAKNSVAANLLMAFILVIGLGSLSTKIPLEVFPSVESEVISVRISLRGATPEDVEKGVTIRIEEAVQDLEGIERIVSSSSENSSSVNIEVESGYDPREMLADVKSRVDAINTFPVDAEKPIIALAQRKREVIAVTVTSPYSEKETLEFAEVVRDELLRLPGVTQLDLSGVRNYEISLTLSQDQLRQYGLTINEVSRQVNAFSTDVSAGNLRSSGGDILLRSKGQAYYKDEFADIPIKTRADGTIIRLRDVATINDGFEETPIRTRFNGQQAAFIDVYRIGQQSAIEVADQVKAYIDRRQDTLPEGFALSYWDDDSEIVKNRIATLTSSALQGGFLVLLLLTLFLRPSIAFWVFIGIPVSFMGAFIFMPVFGVTLNIMSLFGFILVLGIVVDDAIVTGENIYTHLRNAESGEEAAIKGTQEVATPVTFGILTTVTAFLPMLFIEGRRGALFSQIAIVVIPVLIFSLIESKFVLPAHLKKIKLRGQSKPNRLERFQQRFADGFERAILKFYQPLLSVALRNKMTTISLFVGTFLIIIALLMSGWSKFVFFPRIPSETVRLNLTMPNGTPFEVTNQHIINIAAQAEKLQQKYVDKETNQSVIMNVLATTGGRGGTSHVGGVRFELVPPEKRTINVTSRQMVAEWRQLVGQIPGAESMTYRAEIGRSSDPIDVQLTGNSLETLQEVANKVKLHLATYPTVFDIADSLSDGKEELQIELTQQGKALGLSRQEVASQVRNAYFGAQAQRIQRGRDDVRVMVLLPIEERRSLADLKHILIDTPSGAKVPLSHIAELIPGKSPSTIRRIDRYRTVNVTADIDKQTANMTALNADLKVFLDNLVAQYPGINHSLEGEAKEQRESFGSLGWGLLFVFFVIYALLAIPFKSYIQPLIVMSVIPFGLIGAFIGHWIMGMDLTLFSLLGMLALIGVVVNDSLVLVDFINKKKQQGYNIANAVLTAGASRFRPVMLTSLTTFIGLMPLLFEKSTQAQFLIPMAISLGFGILFATFITLILVPVNYLVVERLKGNKVKTEELILPARAITS
- the ftsX gene encoding permease-like cell division protein FtsX is translated as MAKSTSAIAHRPTFWQKLTSLPIRHLQQAIGSLGDLWRTPFTTIMTVVVLGISLTLPATLHVFVKNAQAVSHQWHSASQITLYLKLSTSEKAAQALVQRVSLYPEVDDVIYISPKQALAEFSQSSGFGGALGYLDNNPLPATLLVTPTQRHSQSTAAKELLAKLKNEREVDVGQLDLEWLTRLEAIANLIEDIVMSVALLLCTSVVLIIGNTIRLQILNQRQTIAVMKLVGATDSFIQRPFLYAGMWYGIFGGLLATVLIWLLVGYLSSAITKLTEVYQQRFDFQALAGGEVLTLLLFAVTLGLLGSYISVRKHIKAIEPSAE
- a CDS encoding EAL and HDOD domain-containing protein, producing MYSYVARQPILDSNQELVAYELLFRDGESNQFPNICPDQATSNLLTNNHLHMGVEKVTGDLPAFINFHADTLIKNFPSFLDPEKVVIEILEDVPISEELLTACRDLRAKGYKFALDDHDFDPKWDVFFPLVDIIKVDVLNTNMLSISRYVRRLQEHNLVLLAEKVETAEQFAQLKLLGFTHFQGYFFARPEMIKQKKISTAKQKILSLIEQANQVQLDFDKISEIFSSDTGLTYKLLRFINSPTYGRNQEITSLKHALIYIGEAELKKFIALLALSDLNEDQPSETLRMSLTRAKFCEQISNLRQDEENPPKAFLTGMLSMIDGILNSELDSVLEILPIHPEIKAALKGKKNNLFGYLLLARKSEKGLWQQAEKLADKLKIAKEQYYQAHAKALEWADEMMLTQQTAQ